The genomic stretch CCGCAGTGGAAGCAGCGGTTGGACTGCTCTGTGAAGTGGGCCTTCTGGTGGCTGGAGAGACAGATTTTCTTGCTAAAAGTCAAGGGACAATGAGGGCAAGAGAAGACCTTGAGTCTTGAAGGCTTTCCTGGGTGAGAGCTGGACTTGGTATCCAGGCAGGCGGCTCTCGTGTTGGCTGCCTGGGTCCTGGTCACAGGCTCTGGGGTTGTAACGACTGGGCGCTGAGCCTTCCCAGTGACTACCTGGTTCTTGGTTGCAGGTGCTGGGCTCCTGTCTATAGATGGCTGGGTCTGAGCCTCGGGACCGGTGGTTTTAAATGAGGGTCCTTGGGTCCCAGCCACTGGTGCACTGTTTGCAGTTGCCAGCCCCTGGAATCCACCTGTGTTGTCTGGAATCTTCACGATATGCTTCTGGTTTccagcccccagctcctggccttGGTGTATCTTCTGGTGGCGTTTAAGCTCAGACTGGTCCCGAAAGCGCTTCCCACAGAAGGGACACGAATGGGGCCGGTAACCCAGATGGACACGGCGGTGACGGCTCAGTCCAGAAGCATCACAGTAGGTCTTGTCACAGAGCGAGCAGCAGAAGGGCCTCTCCCCAAGGTGCTTGCGCCGGTGGTAGCTGAGGTCCTTGGGGTTCAGGAAGGACTTCCCGCACTGGCCGCAGCTgtgaacaaactggtggttgtaGAGGCTGGAGCGCTTGCTGAAGCACTTGCCACAGGTATGGCAGGTAAAGGGTGGCCCAGCCCAGGATGCTGGGAACACTGGTGTCCTGTCCAGGGACCCAGCTGGAGCAGAGGATGGGCCTGCCCTTCTGCGAGCAAGGGAGACCTTCTTGTCATCGCTATTTCCCTCATCTCCCAAACTCTGACTCTGTTCTTGAAGTTCCTCTCTCTTGCCTCCTGTAGGGAATGAGGAAGAATAGTGAGATTCACCACGACAACCCCGACACAAGCTCTCTGTTCAGTCCAAGCTACTTCCCCTCTTtctgccctccctctcccacctgaCATTCACGCTCACTCTTAGACCTCAGAGGCCAGAGATAAGAATAAACTTTTGGGTTTTCcaattaaaagcaaataaaaatttaactggAATCTTCCAACAATATCAGAGATCAAAATTTTAACCACATTTCTTGAAatccatttcctttcattttctttttttttaaattgaagtatagttgatttaccatgtgtGTTAATTCCTCTCATTTTCAATTTTGCTCGTATTCCCAGACACCTCAGATACCCACAGGTGACCTCATAATATATCATGCAAATTGGGACACTTGAGTGACGGGAGGTGCTATTAACAATCAAGCTAGGATGAGAAGCATAAACCAGGACTGTCCTGGCAAACCAGGAATGTGGTCAGCTCAGACTTAAATTTCTCTCAAGTCCTTATTCTACTCTTAAGAACAAGTCTCCCCTG from Mesoplodon densirostris isolate mMesDen1 chromosome 10, mMesDen1 primary haplotype, whole genome shotgun sequence encodes the following:
- the ZFP57 gene encoding zinc finger protein 57 homolog isoform X3, producing MFSVVKEENLDSRTKKEDSPLEQITLPLEATSNPGGFSKSLHLLSHWEVDSPRKEPSQPWGPDQERIKLKRDIREEKVFDLLKPIEPVQKLLPQVDEEALQEAVKGECWWKAWVKKPVTSEDVAVNFNQEEWECLDASQRVLYQDVMSETFRNLMSVDLIAKFEQEEKQWRADLRPPNGEGLHSGGKREELQEQSQSLGDEGNSDDKKVSLARRRAGPSSAPAGSLDRTPVFPASWAGPPFTCHTCGKCFSKRSSLYNHQFVHSCGQCGKSFLNPKDLSYHRRKHLGERPFCCSLCDKTYCDASGLSRHRRVHLGYRPHSCPFCGKRFRDQSELKRHQKIHQGQELGAGNQKHIVKIPDNTGGFQGLATANSAPVAGTQGPSFKTTGPEAQTQPSIDRSPAPATKNQVVTGKAQRPVVTTPEPVTRTQAANTRAACLDTKSSSHPGKPSRLKVFSCPHCPLTFSKKICLSSHQKAHFTEQSNRCFHCGKSFTLFSGLVRHQQTHWKQKLYCCPICDVCFGEKEDLLGHWGGYRGKGLCLGSPHKCWAILSQWLGFFPDASTVAGEEMDLCPGSIPSGEGRKGGEKAAEERKQIRQ
- the ZFP57 gene encoding zinc finger protein 57 homolog isoform X1, which translates into the protein MFSVVKEENLDSRTKKEDSPLEQITLPLEATSNPGGFSKSLHLLSHWEVDSPRKEPSQPWGPDQERIKLKRDIREEKVFDLLKPIEPVQKLLPQVDEEALQEAVKGECWWKAWVKKPVTSEDVAVNFNQEEWECLDASQRVLYQDVMSETFRNLMSVVRIFLSNPDLIAKFEQEEKQWRADLRPPNGEGLHSGGKREELQEQSQSLGDEGNSDDKKVSLARRRAGPSSAPAGSLDRTPVFPASWAGPPFTCHTCGKCFSKRSSLYNHQFVHSCGQCGKSFLNPKDLSYHRRKHLGERPFCCSLCDKTYCDASGLSRHRRVHLGYRPHSCPFCGKRFRDQSELKRHQKIHQGQELGAGNQKHIVKIPDNTGGFQGLATANSAPVAGTQGPSFKTTGPEAQTQPSIDRSPAPATKNQVVTGKAQRPVVTTPEPVTRTQAANTRAACLDTKSSSHPGKPSRLKVFSCPHCPLTFSKKICLSSHQKAHFTEQSNRCFHCGKSFTLFSGLVRHQQTHWKQKLYCCPICDVCFGEKEDLLGHWGGYRGKGLCLGSPHKCWAILSQWLGFFPDASTVAGEEMDLCPGSIPSGEGRKGGEKAAEERKQIRQ
- the ZFP57 gene encoding zinc finger protein 57 homolog isoform X2, which codes for MFSVVKEENLDSRTKKEDSPLEQITLPLEATSNPGGFSKSLHLLSHWEVDSPRKEPSQPWGPDQERIKLKRDIREEKVFDLLKPIEPVQKLLPQVDEEALQEAVKGECWWKAWVKPVTSEDVAVNFNQEEWECLDASQRVLYQDVMSETFRNLMSVVRIFLSNPDLIAKFEQEEKQWRADLRPPNGEGLHSGGKREELQEQSQSLGDEGNSDDKKVSLARRRAGPSSAPAGSLDRTPVFPASWAGPPFTCHTCGKCFSKRSSLYNHQFVHSCGQCGKSFLNPKDLSYHRRKHLGERPFCCSLCDKTYCDASGLSRHRRVHLGYRPHSCPFCGKRFRDQSELKRHQKIHQGQELGAGNQKHIVKIPDNTGGFQGLATANSAPVAGTQGPSFKTTGPEAQTQPSIDRSPAPATKNQVVTGKAQRPVVTTPEPVTRTQAANTRAACLDTKSSSHPGKPSRLKVFSCPHCPLTFSKKICLSSHQKAHFTEQSNRCFHCGKSFTLFSGLVRHQQTHWKQKLYCCPICDVCFGEKEDLLGHWGGYRGKGLCLGSPHKCWAILSQWLGFFPDASTVAGEEMDLCPGSIPSGEGRKGGEKAAEERKQIRQ